From a region of the Oceanidesulfovibrio indonesiensis genome:
- the ftsH gene encoding ATP-dependent zinc metalloprotease FtsH → MPDKYPSPNMEQYKELGKHRKRFLVALLLILVIYGLSTLFVRPAAPEFKIDYDIFRSEVRDGNVESVHVQGERIDGVLSQNRTRTLQGNRTVEYNEFFTFLPSFGDDKLLDFLTENDVAIATTPAEEDGGFLWYAIISLLPFFLIVGLIYYQYKRMRGQGGGPGMGLFNIGKSKAKLYEASETRKTFDDVAGADNAKNELKEVITFLKDPEKIQKLGGEAPKGTLLVGPPGCGKTLLAKAVAGEAGVPFYSISGSVFMEMFVGVGASRVRNMFEEAKKNAPSIIFIDELDSIGRRRGAGLGGGHDEREQTLNQLLSEMDGFEANENVVVMSATNRPDILDPALLRPGRFDRRITVDRPKRQARLDILRMYARKKPMAEDVDLDELARSTPGFSGADLENMLNEAALYAARADRKQITREDVENARDKVTMGLEQKGLSLTDEEKKLIAYHEGGHALTAAKLEHADPLHKISIIPRTRSLGATMQLPEDERYIYRKEYLLDRLATMMGGRASEFVVFGTLTSGAGSDLMEATKLARKMVLEWGMSDAFSHMALGGERENVFLGEEIAQRRDYAEETQHEVDRQVQLILDESYERARAIVEKHRDELDTLVERLLEEEEMSGPELRELLGAPEPRDANDQQKGSSQQ, encoded by the coding sequence ATGCCAGACAAATACCCGTCCCCGAACATGGAGCAGTACAAGGAACTCGGCAAACACAGAAAGCGGTTTCTCGTTGCACTTTTGCTGATACTCGTGATTTACGGCCTTTCCACTCTGTTCGTCAGGCCCGCCGCGCCCGAATTCAAGATCGATTACGATATCTTTCGGAGCGAGGTGCGAGATGGCAACGTGGAGTCTGTCCATGTCCAGGGGGAGCGCATCGACGGCGTGCTGAGCCAGAACCGCACGAGGACGCTGCAGGGCAATCGCACCGTGGAGTACAACGAGTTCTTCACATTCCTGCCCAGCTTCGGGGACGACAAGCTCCTGGACTTTCTTACTGAGAACGACGTGGCCATCGCCACCACGCCTGCGGAGGAAGACGGCGGGTTCCTGTGGTACGCCATCATCTCGCTGCTGCCGTTTTTCCTGATCGTGGGGCTCATCTACTACCAGTACAAGCGGATGCGCGGCCAGGGCGGCGGACCGGGCATGGGGCTTTTCAACATCGGCAAGTCCAAGGCCAAGCTGTACGAAGCATCGGAAACCCGCAAGACCTTCGACGACGTGGCAGGCGCGGACAACGCCAAGAACGAGCTCAAGGAAGTCATCACGTTTCTCAAGGATCCCGAGAAGATCCAGAAGCTCGGGGGCGAAGCGCCCAAGGGCACGTTGCTGGTGGGGCCTCCGGGGTGCGGCAAGACACTGCTGGCCAAGGCCGTGGCCGGCGAGGCCGGGGTGCCGTTCTATTCCATCTCCGGCTCCGTGTTTATGGAGATGTTCGTGGGCGTGGGCGCATCCCGCGTGCGCAACATGTTCGAGGAAGCCAAGAAAAACGCGCCGAGCATCATCTTCATCGACGAGCTCGATTCCATCGGCAGGCGCCGCGGCGCCGGCCTGGGCGGCGGCCACGACGAGCGCGAACAGACACTGAACCAGCTGCTGAGCGAAATGGACGGCTTCGAGGCCAACGAGAACGTGGTGGTGATGAGCGCCACCAACCGGCCGGACATCCTGGACCCGGCGCTGCTGCGACCCGGGCGGTTCGACAGACGCATCACCGTGGACCGGCCCAAGCGGCAGGCTCGTCTCGACATATTGCGGATGTACGCCAGGAAGAAGCCAATGGCCGAAGACGTGGACCTGGACGAACTGGCCCGCTCCACCCCCGGTTTCAGCGGGGCCGATCTGGAAAATATGCTCAACGAGGCGGCCTTGTACGCCGCGCGAGCCGATCGCAAGCAGATAACCCGGGAGGACGTGGAGAACGCGCGCGACAAGGTGACCATGGGACTGGAGCAAAAGGGGCTCTCCCTGACGGACGAGGAGAAGAAGCTCATCGCCTACCACGAGGGCGGGCATGCTCTCACGGCGGCCAAGCTGGAACATGCCGACCCGCTGCACAAGATATCCATCATCCCGCGCACGCGCTCCCTGGGCGCGACCATGCAGCTGCCCGAAGACGAGCGCTACATCTACCGCAAGGAGTATCTGCTGGACCGCCTGGCCACAATGATGGGCGGACGGGCTTCCGAGTTCGTGGTCTTCGGCACCCTGACCTCGGGCGCGGGGAGCGACCTGATGGAAGCCACCAAGCTGGCGCGAAAAATGGTGCTGGAGTGGGGCATGAGCGATGCGTTCAGCCACATGGCCCTGGGAGGAGAGCGGGAGAACGTCTTCCTGGGCGAGGAAATAGCGCAGCGCCGGGATTATGCCGAGGAAACACAGCACGAGGTGGACAGGCAGGTGCAGCTGATTCTCGACGAGTCCTACGAGCGCGCCAGGGCGATTGTGGAGAAGCACCGGGATGAGCTGGACACTCTCGTGGAACGGCTGCTCGAAGAGGAAGAGATGTCCGGCCCCGAGTTGCGCGAGCTCCTCGGCGCTCCGGAACCAAGGGATGCGAACGATCA